The DNA window ACCGATGTTCAGCACTTGAACGGCCAGGCTCACTCCAGCGTGAGCCAGATGATGGTGTAACCAACCCAACCGGCCGCGTTGGCCTGCGTGAACAGCGCCTCGGTGCGGAGCTGCAGCGTAGCGGGCGGACTCGACAGAGGGAAGGACTGGGTCACGTCGGTCCAGGCATCCGGAAGCGCGATGGTGCCGGTCTGACCAAGCTTGGTGCTGCCGTCGTACACGGTGAGCTTCACCGTGCCCGTGGTGCCGTTGCCGCGACCGCGGAAGTTCACTGTGACCTTCGAGTGCCCCGCCGAAGGCGCCGACACGTACCCGCAGGTGTGAGACCCCGTGAGGAATCCGGTAGCAAGTCGCACGAACGATGCAGCAGCGTCGGCCGCGACGAAGGTCGTGCCGTCGTCGACACACGCGAAGTAGTTTGGGTTGCTACACGCGCCCGCGGTGTACACATCGACCTTCGCGACGTCCGACGTCGGCACGAGGCTGAGCGGCGCCGTGGTACCACCCGTGCCGCCCGTTGCTCCACCCGTGCCACCCGTGCCGCCCGTTGCTCCGCCCGTGCCGCCCGTTGCTCCGCCCGTGCCGCCCGTTGCTCCGCCCGTGCCGCCCGTTGCTCCACCCGTGCCGCCCGTTGCTCCACCCGTGCCGCCCGTTGCTCCGCCCGTGCCGCCCGTTGCTCCACCCGTGCCGCCCGAGCCGCTGTTCCCCCCGAAGCCGCCGCCACCCGAAGCGCCTGCGTTCCCGCCCGAGCTACCTGCGCTGCCGCCTTGACCCGACACGCCCCCACTCGCGCCTTCGGCGCCACTCAGGCCGTCGAAATCCGAGACCAGGGAGCAGCCGAGGGAGAGCCCGGCTAGAACCGGGATCAGCGCCAGCTTTGACGATCGCGCGGGGGTTCGGTGGGCGTCTGCCATGGCGAGGGGACAGCTTACCATTTTGGTGGGGTTGATTTGGTGGACCGCTCGCGCGGTTGGCGCAAAGCTGAGCGCCGCGTCATGCCGCCGAACCCGAGCGACGACACCGTCACCCAGCACCTCGGATCAATGTCGGGCGTCGCGGTCGCCTCCTTCGACCTGCACGTGCTCTCGGGCGCGGGTCTAGGCACGTCCTGGCGCCTCGCCTCGGGAGCGACCCGCGTCGGCAGCGCACCGAGCTGCGACGTACAGCTCCCCGATCCCACCGTTTCAAGACTCCACTGTGAGATCCAGATCGAACCCCAGGGCGCACGCATCATCGACCTCGACAGCACCAACGGGGTCCTGCTCGACGGCGTACGAGTCTACGATGCCGAGCTGCGCGCAGGCTCGACCCTCGTGCTGGGCTCGACCGCTCTGCGCATCGAGCTCGCGACCGAACCAGTTCCGGTCGCGCTCTCTCTCGCCACCCGCTTTGGCCCGCTGCTGGGCGCAAGCTTCGCCATGCGCCGCGTGTACGGCGTGCTCGAGCGCTGTGCGACCACCGACGCGACCGTGCTGGTGCAAGGCGAGACGGGGACGGGCAAGGAAGCCGTGGCTCGCGCCCTGCACGATGCCTCGGCTCGCAGTGCGGGCGCATTCGTCACCGTCGACTGCGGGGCACTTCCCGAGAATCTGATCGAGAGCGAGTTGTTCGGGCACGTGCGCGGCGCTTTCAGTGGAGCAATCAGCGATCGTTCGGGTTTGTTCGAAGAGGCCCACGGCGGGACGTTGTTCCTGGACGAGATCGGTGAGCTGCCGGTCTCACTGCAACCCAAATTGCTGCGGGCCCTCGAGTCTCGCGAAGTTCGACGGGTGGGCTCGAACGCACCCCGCCGTGTCGACGTACGAATCGTGGCGGCAACGAACCGTCCACTCGCACGCGCGATCAACGCCGGGACGTTTCGCGAAGATCTCTACTACCGCCTGGCGGTGATCGAGGTACAGCTGCCCGCGCTGCGCGCGCGGCGCGAGGACATCCCCATGCTCGCGCAACATTTCTTCGAGGAGCTGTCCGGCACGAAGGACCGGCTTCCGGCGGGCTTCGTTGCCGGGCTGCTCGGGCGTGCCTGGCCGGGCAACGTGCGTGAGCTCCGGAATTTCATGGAGCGCAGCGTTGCGCTCGGCGGCGTCGGCAACCGAACACCAGGCCTAGCTGGCGAGCAGGCGCCGACGCCCCCGGGCCTGGAGGCCTTCATCCCCTTCGACTTGCCGCTCAAAGAGGCACGAGAAGTCTGGAACGCTTACCTCGAGCAGCTCTACACGACCGGACTTCTGCGCCGTGCGACAGGCAGTGTCACTCGCGCCGCGGAGCTCGCCGGCGTTCACCGCCGCTCGCTCCATCGGCTGATGGCGGAGTACGGGATCCGGGGTCGCGCCGAAGCCGAGCCGACATCCGGAGTGGGCGTGGAGCCACCCCCTCCCCCCTCGAAGCGCTCGCGCTGACCCCAGCCGGCTGCCGCTCGGCGCCGAGCCAGCCCCAGGTCGCGACGCCAACAGCGATCGCCCCGACTGCGATCAACACGTCGCCGATCAGCATCTGTCGTTTCACCGAGTCGACCTCGCTCTCCGTACAGCGCGGCGCGCAGTCGTCGCGCAGGCTCCGCAGGCGCGAGCTGGCTGTGACATCGACGACCGCGCCGCCGCCGATTGCGCCGAGCCCCAGGCCCCCTACGATCAGCGACCAGGTCGGTGGTCCGCTGCGAGAGTCGGACGTCGGTAACGCTGCAGGGCTGGTCCGAGTGACGGGCTCGGGTGCGGTGATCCTGATGAGGCGATTCTTCTCGCCGACGCTCGCGACGACAGACTGCTCGACCGCACTGCCAGCCCCCCGCTCCACCCGCAGCCGATGTTGCCCCGGCGAGAGCTCGATTGCCCTGCCGCGCGACCAACCTGCCACCGGCTTGTCGTCCAAGAACACGCTTGCATCAGGCACATCGCGGCCCTGAGCGTCGCGCACGGCCACCACGATGCTGGGCAACGCGACCTCCACCTCGCTCAGCCACTGCACACAGTCATTCCGTACCAAGCCGGGGCAGGCCTCCGCGCTGCAGGTCCGGAACGCGTCGCGCGCCTCGACGAGCGCGCCGCCCTTCCGCTGCTCTTGCCCCTTTGCATAGGCATCCACACAGGCCTGTTTGCTCGGCTCCGCAGCGGCCGAGAGCGAGGCCGAGAGCAGTACGGTGGTGAAGACGGCGCGACGCAGCAAGAAGCACAGCCTTTCACGCGTTGTGGTGGGAGGTAAAGCTCGACGCACGAGTCACAGGCACTCGGGCTTGATCTTCCAGATCCCGTTCGCGTCGACGGAGTAGCAGCGAGGATCGCGCTTGGTCCCGCCCGGAGGAGTCGCACCGCCCGGGCTCGTGGGAGCTGGCCTCGCGCCGGCTGCGCTCTTCACGGGTCGTCGGGCGGGCAGCGCCCGAACCTGACCGACGGCACTGCTGAGCGCCGAGGCCGACGGCGGAGTGGGCGGCTCGACCTCGATGCTCGCGATTGCCAACGCAGGCGGAAGAGCCGACGCGATTGGGCTGGGAGGATCGGGTAACGGCGCTCCGGACGTCGAGGGGAGCGCAACTGGACGAGTCGGGCGCCAGTTTAGCCCGACCGCGAGTGCACACGTAGCGAGCAGCGCTGTGCCAACGACGACCAAGACAGGGACACGCCGCGACGGGGTCGCTGTTCCAACGGGCGAGGTGGGGAGCGAAGTAGCAGGGGCACTCGGCGGCTCCGGATGTTCGACGACTGCAGGCAGACCCATCGCCTGAGCGCGCGCCAGGATCGCCGCTCGCTCTTGCAGTGGCTCGCCGAGCAACGCCTCCAGCCAAGTTTGCACCACCACGGGACTCGCGGGCGACACGCTGCTCTCGAGCTCACGAGCCAGCTCGTCGGCCAAGCGTGGGCGAGCCTCGGGCACCGCGTCGAGCGCGCGTCGCACGGTCCGGTCCAACACGTCCGGCACATCCGCGCGCAGACTTCCCAGCGCCGGAACTGCCGCGCTCAGGATCTTGCCGATCGTCTCCGCCTCGTTCTTGCTACCAAAGAGCCGGCGCCCCGCCAGCATCTCCCACAGCACGACACCCATGCCAAAGACGTCGCTCGCGGGGCTGGCCTCCTCGCCGCGAAGCAGCTCCGGCGCCATGTAGGCCAGCTTTCCCTTGAGCTTCGACTCCTCGGTGACCTGCAGCCGACCCCGCGCCTTTGCAACGCCGAAGTCTGCCAGGCGGGAGACGCCGTCCAGGCCTACCAGCACGTTTTGGGGAGAGACGTCGCGATGAACCAGCTCGAGCGGATGCCCTCGTGAGTCGAGCGCACCGTGGGCAGCGGCCAGTCCCCGCAACGAATCACAGGTGATCGCCACCGCGATCGGGAACGGCACGCTCTCGTGTTTGCGGCGCGCTTGCAGCAGCGCCGCGGAGAGGCTCGCGCCGGCGACGTATTCCATCACCAAGAGCACGTCGGTGCCGTTCGCGATGACGTCCAGTGTATGCACGACGTTGCGGTGATGGACGCGCGAGGCCATGCGCGCCTCGTCCAGGAACATCGTCAGGAACTCGGGGTCCTTCGCCAAGTGTGGGTGCAGCTGCTTGATGGCCACGACCCGCCGAAATCCTCCCGCGCCCAGCTGCACGCCGATGTGCACGCGCGCCATGCCGCCGGCCGCTATCTCGTCACCGACCAGATAACGTCGCCCCTCGGACTCGATCACTCGGGCGGACGCGGACATTCACCCGCATGATGGCGCGCCGGCCCGGTCTTTGGCCAGCACCTCCCGCTCACTCGCCCCCCCGCCGTCGTTCCCGCTCGCGCTGTGACGATGTTAGGGTCGGTCCCGACCGGAGGCTTCCATGATCATCGCCTTGAAGAAGACCGCCCTCAGCGGCATGTGGCTCGGGTTCATCATCGCGCTGGCCGGCTTTGCGCTCAACGCCGTACTGGGTGGCGTGAGCCCGCGTCTGGCGCAGGGTTTTGCCTTGCTCATCACGTTCGGTAACGTCATCTTCGTGCTCGGCTGCATCAACTTCGCGCGCGCCAAGGGCCAACCCTGGTACGTCGGCCTGCTCGGCCTCTTGAGCTGCGTCGGCCTGGCCGTGCTCTGGTTCCTGGTGCCCGACAAAGCCTGACTCAACCCGAGCGGTGTTCGATCTCGATCGGCGCCTGGAAGAAGCGGTTCTTCGTCGGATCGTTGTAGCTCTCGTAGTCGATCTCGAGCGGCGTGAGTTTGCTCTGCCCATCCTTGAAGCGAATGATCAGCGCCTTCGGCGTGACGCTCCGATAGCTGCTGTCAGCGGGCAAGTCGTCGTTGGTGGCGCCGCCCGCCGAGAACACGGTCAGGAGCAGCTGGTTCTGATCGTCGTACGCACGCCGGAACCCTTCGTCGACCTTCTCGTGACCCCGCACCAGCGTGTGACAGCCGATGCGCTGCAGAAACGCCTGACTCTGCAGCCGCCCGAACGGGAAGCGCGCGGACTGCTCCTGCAGAGAGGCCGGGATCACGTCGGCGCTCGATGGGTCACTCCACATCATCTGGAAGCGAATGTCCCAGTCGTTCAGGCTGGAGAGGTCCTTGTACTTCTCTTTCAGGGTGAGATCCCTGGCCAGGCCGCCGTGTACGAAGATGAAGCGCTCGAACAACAGGCTCGTCGGCATGGCGTCGAAGAGCTGCATGTAGTGGGCGAACACTTCCTGTGACAGGTGGGGCTTCAGTGTGTTCATGGCCTCGGACGGTCGCACCGCTCCGTAGACCTTGCCCTCGTGCTGCACGTAGTACTCGTGGTTGCCGCGCAAGACGTAGACGTGATCGGGTGCGGTGACGAAGATCTGCAGCACCGAGCGCAGCACCCCCTGATAACTGAACATGCCGCGGTCGATGTAGTCGCCGAGCAAGACGAGCTTCGGGTTCGGATTGGTGGCCGGATTCTCTCGGTACCTGGCGACCTTGCCAAAAAAGTCGGTCTGCATGAGCACGGCCTTCAGACAGCTGTAACAGCCGTGCAGATCCCCCACGACGATGAGCTCGTAGTCCTCGCCTGCTTTGGTGGGGCACACGTACACATGCCCGTCCAAGAACGGATCCTGACCGGCAAGCTCGCTCACGTTCTGTTTCCCGGCGAGCGTCCCGCGAGCTGCAGCCCGCTGAGCGTCGAGCGCCGCCATGAAGCGGTCCATGAGCTGCTCGTCGGCCTGCACCTGTTGTTTCAGCCGCTCCGGGTGCGCAACGTAGTTGTGCTCGAACTGGTCGAAGAACGGATGATTCTCGACCACCGGGATCATGGTCGTGTCCCCATGGATGGATACGGGAGGTCGCTCCGCGCCGTCCTCGAGCAGCTCGACACCAAGATCTTCCTCGAGCAAGTCCGCCAGCTCACCGCGGAATTTGGCCTCCGCCGGATGCACGTGCCCGTCGGCGTTGATCAACTGATCGACCGTGTCCATCAGCCGCTCTTGGTTCTCCTTGTCGAAGCTCTTGAAGATCTCGAAACACTGGAGCTTCAGCTTGGCGTGCACGAAGTCGTTTTGTTTCTCGGCCGCGGCGACCGCCTCGTGGAACAGCTCGCGCACCTGCCGGTCGATGCCCTCGAACACTTCGGTGAAGTGAGTGGTGTACTTCTGCGTGAGCTCCGCCCGCAGCGCCGGGTCGTCCTCCGCGACCGCGCCCGCGACCCGATGGCCAACGAGCTCTCGGATGTAGCCACGGACGAAGGTCTTTTCGGAGTCATCGAAGTCGCCGTCGATGTACCCGAAGGTCGTCAGGTAGAAGATGACCGCGCGCATTTGTTTGTCGGCGGTCTGCCCGTCGCTACTGAAAGTCAGCCAGTTGGTCACGCTCGGAAGGTATCCTGCTCTGCGTCGGCACGACAGGCCCTGAAAGGCCCGGTGGTTTCTCAGCCAAGCAGCTCGCTCAACGTGGGCTGGTGGGCGTGGCTCTCGTCTTCGCCCTGAGCAATGACCTGCTCGACCTGCTGGCCTTCGGTGTAGTCCCAAGCGCTCACCCGGATGGGGCGCCGAGGTCCGATATAGAAGCGGTGGCTGGCCGAAGATGCGAGCGTCCACGGCCGGGTCAACACCACCAGATTGCGGCGAACCCCCGCGACCTGCTCGGCGACGAAGGCTGGGGCGGTGTCGATCAGCCCGCCGTCAATCAGCCGCTCACCGCCGGCGCGCCCCACCGGCACGAAGGGTGGTGTCGCGGACGATGCGAGCACGATGTCGGCGACCTGCTCGGCCGTCACACATTCGCGCACGTCACGCACCACGGACCGGAAGCCCGCTCGCAGGGCATACGTCAGGTGCAGCCGTTCGGGGTGCAGGCGCCGCTCCAGCCGATACATGCCGAGTCCGAGCAGAAGCGCCGCGGCAGTCGGGAGGCGCCGCGGGATGCCGGAAGCGAGCACCAGCACGGGAAAAGGTTGCGCACGCAGACGCTCGAGTCCTCCGTCGCGCATGGCGTGCAGCAGAAGCTCCCGGTAGATGCGCGCGTGAGGCGCCGGGTTCTTTCCTTCGAGCAAACGCCGCGGGTCGAAGTTCTTGTCGAGGCCCTTCCTGAGCTCGTGCCAACGCTCCCGGGTCTCGTCCTGCCGACCCGAGAGCAGCACTACCGCCACGCAGGCGCCGGCGCTGCACGCGGCGACAGCCCGCGTGCGAGGCAAGAGCTGATGTTGCCAGCGATTCATCAGCCCGAGCTGGTAAAATGCCCGGTTGCCGCCGCCAGCGAAGGTCAAGCCCAGATCCCTCATGCTCTCTCCGGTGATATTAGAGTGACATGCCGACCGACCCGAGCTTCGATCTCTCGAAATTCCCGGTTCACCTGGGACTCGGTGCCACTGTGGCACGGCAACCCGAGTTCACGGGCATGAGCTGGTACGAGGCGTACGGCCTGCGCAACGCCGGCGACGGCGCCGAAGGGCGCCTGGTGGCGATTCACAGTTTCAGCAAAGCCTGGGACTCGTGGGAGATGCATCCGAACGGCGAAGAGCTGGTTGTCTGCCTCGCGGGCCGTATCGTGCTGCACCAGGAGAGCGCTGGGGCAGTGAAGACCGTCACCCTTGAACCGTACCAAGCCATCGTGAACCCGCCCGGCGTCTGGCACACTGCCGACGTGAACGCCGAAGCCACCGCGCTCTTCATCACCGCGGGCCTTGGTACGGAGATCCGGTCCCGGACAGGGGTCCCGTGACTTCGCCTCCTCGCTCCCTACCGTCTCGTGTCCAGCGCCAGCAGGCGGCGCTGCTCGCCATTGGCGCTGGTTGGCGTCACCACGAGGCGGATCTGGACGACGCGTTGCGCGTCATCACGGAGACCGCCGTCTCGGCGATGGATGTCGAGCGTGTCAGCGTCTGGTTGCTCGACGAGGCTCGCGCCAGACTGGTCTGCGAAGATCTGTACGAACGAAACGCCAGCCGCCACAGCCGTGGCGTCGAGCTCTCGGCCAGCACCTATCCCCGCTACTTCGAGGCGCTCGGCTCCGAGGAGGTCATCGCCGCCACGGACGCCCACACCGATCCGAGAACATCCGAGTTCAGTGAGAGTTACCTGACGCCGCTCGGGATCGGCGCGATGCTCGACGCGCCGATTCGCTCGGGGGGTCGCATCGTCGGAGTGCTGTGCCACGAACACATCGGCCCGGAGCGCGAGTTCTTCATCGACGAGCAGAACACCGCGAGTTACCTGGCGAGCCTGGTGTCCCTCTCCCTCGAGCTCAAGCGGCGACTGCAGACCGAAAAAGAGCTGGCGGAGTCCCTTTCGCTGCTGCGCGCGGCGTTCGACGCCACGGGCGAGGGCATTCTGGCGGTGGACCGAGCCGGCAAGGCCGTCACCCACAATCAGCGCTTCGTCGAGCTCTGGGGGGTGTCCGAGGAGCTGCTCGGCCGGGATGGAGACGGTGGCGCGCGACTTCGCTACCTCGCCGAGCAGACCACCGAGCCCGAGCCATTCATCGAGCGCGCGCGCGCGATCTTCAGCGACCCGGAGAGCGACTCCACCGATCTCATCGAGCTACGGGACGGGCGCAGCATCGAGCGCACGAGTCGACCCCAGCGCCTGGGGGGCGAGGTGATCGGGCGCGTGTGGAGTTACCGCGACGTCACCCACCAGCGACGGGTGGAGGCGATGCTCCGCGCGAGCGAGGAGCGACTACGGGAGCTCGCGAACCGCGACGCACTGACCGGGCTCTTCAATCGGCGACACTTGCACGAGCGTCTGGGCGAGGAAATCGCCCGAGCAGCCCGCAGCGGCCGCCCGTTCAGCCTGGCAATGCTGGACCTCGACCACTTCAAGCTGGTGAACGACGAACACGGACACCAGACCGGAGACGCGGTGCTGCGGGCGTTCGCCGAGGATCTCACGGCGCGCGTGCGCAAGACCGACTGCGCGGGGCGCTGGGGCGGTGAGGAGTTCTTGCTCATCCTACCCGAGACCACCAAGGTCGCAGCCCTGAAGCTGCTGAACGAGCTGCGTGAGCACGTGGGGCGCACGCGCCAGGGTTTGCCCCGCTTCACCGTCTCCATCGGCGTGGCGGAGCTGCCGACGGACGCGACCGAGCTCTCACCGCTGGTCGCAGCCGCGGACGCGCGGCTCTACGAGGCGAAACACGCGGGCCGCAACTGCGTGCGCTGACGCGAACGCTCACTCGGCGGCGGACTCGGCGCCGGCGAGCACGTCGATGGAGAGCTGACCGTCCTCGACGGTGAGGAACGCCACGTCGCCGGAGTTGAGCGCACCCTTCAAGATTTGCTCTGCGAGCGGCGCCTCGACCGTCCGCGCAATGGTGCGTTTCATCGGCCGGGCGCCGAGGGTCGGATCGTAACCACCGGAGTCGAGCAAGAGCTCGATCGCCGCGTCTTCGACCTCGAGTCGAACCCCCCGCTGCGCCTCGAGTGTGCGGCTCACCTGCCGCAGCAGACGTCGCGCGATCTCCTTGACTTCCCCGCGGCCGAGCGGATGCATCACCAGCACCTCGTCGATGCGGTTGAAGAGCTCCGGCGCCAGGGCGCTGCGGGCCGCTGCGGTCACACGCTTGTCGATCTCACCGGTCTCGGGCCCTCCTTCGGCACCGAAACCAACCCGGCGTTTGGGGCTGCTGCCCGACTCTTCCGCACCAATGTTCGAGGTCATCAGGATGACCGTGTTGGTGAAGTCCACCGTACGGCCGCGGCCGTCGGTCATGCGACCCTCGTCGAACACGGCGAGGAACGTCACCAGCACCTCGGGGTGCGCTTTCTCGATCTCGTCCAGGAGCACGACCTGATACGGCCGCCGGCGCACGGCCTCGGTCAAGAAGCCGCCGGCGTCGTGGCCAACGTAGCCCGGAGGCGCGCCGATCAAGCGAGCGACCGCGTGGGGCTCGCCGTACTCGGAGAGATCGAGTCGGGTCATCGCGCCCTCGGAGTGGAACAGCACCTCGGCGACGGCCTTCGCGGTCTCGGTCTTGCCCACCCCCGTCGGGCCGAGCAAGAGGAACGTGCCGATGGGGCGGTGCGCGCCGAGGCCGGCCGCGTTGCGGCGCAGGATGCGCGCGATGCGGCGGAGCACGTCACCGTGCCCGACCACGCGCTCGGCGAGGGTTTCCTCGAGATGAAGAAATCGCTCGGCGTCGGTCTCGAGCAGCCGCTCGACGGGCATGTCCGCGAGCTCCGCCACGACCTCGGCGACGGCCTCCGGTGTGACGACGTCACCGCCGCGCCGGCGGGTGCGCGCGCCGGCAAGATCGACGATGCTGACGGCCTTGTCGGGCAGGGCCCGGCCCGGCAGATAACGCACACTCCAGCCGATGCAGAGCGCGAGCGCAGCCTCGTCGTAGCGAAGGCCGTGGTGCGCGGAGAGTTTCTCCGCGAGCGCCTCGAGCACGAGATAAGCGTCCTCGCGGCTCGGCTCGTCGATCTCGACGACGCTGAAGCGCCGAGCCAGCGCGGCGTCGGCCTCGATGATCTTGGCGTACTCTTCTCGGGTGGTCGCGCCGATGCAGGGCAGCTCGCCCTTGGCGAGGGACAGCTTGAGATCGGCACCGATCTCGTCGGCAGCGTCGCCGGCAAAGAGCTGGTGGATCTCGTCGAAGAAGAGCACCACACGCCCGCTCGATGCGGATACCTCGCGGCGCAGAGAACCGAGCCGGGTCGCGAGCGCGCCCCGCACCCCGGTGCCAGCGATCAGCTCACTCAGCGGGATCTCGACGATGATGCGCTCGTCCAACGAGAGCACGTCGTCGGCCTCGACGATGCGCTGGGCGATGCCCCGCACGACACTCGTCTTGCCGACGCCCGCCGCGCCGATCAGACAGGGATTGTTCCCGTGACGTTTGGCCAAAACGTCGAGCGCCTGCTCGACCTCGGTGTCGCGCCCGACGACCGGATCGAGCTCCCGGCGCGCCGCGGCCAGCGTGAGGTTCTTTCCGAGCCCACACAGGGTCGGGAACTTCTGCGGGTCGAGGGTGTAGCGCTCGGCGGCGCTCACCCGAGTGCGCTTCTTCGCGCCGGCCTTGCGAGAGT is part of the Myxococcales bacterium genome and encodes:
- a CDS encoding metallophosphoesterase, coding for MRAVIFYLTTFGYIDGDFDDSEKTFVRGYIRELVGHRVAGAVAEDDPALRAELTQKYTTHFTEVFEGIDRQVRELFHEAVAAAEKQNDFVHAKLKLQCFEIFKSFDKENQERLMDTVDQLINADGHVHPAEAKFRGELADLLEEDLGVELLEDGAERPPVSIHGDTTMIPVVENHPFFDQFEHNYVAHPERLKQQVQADEQLMDRFMAALDAQRAAARGTLAGKQNVSELAGQDPFLDGHVYVCPTKAGEDYELIVVGDLHGCYSCLKAVLMQTDFFGKVARYRENPATNPNPKLVLLGDYIDRGMFSYQGVLRSVLQIFVTAPDHVYVLRGNHEYYVQHEGKVYGAVRPSEAMNTLKPHLSQEVFAHYMQLFDAMPTSLLFERFIFVHGGLARDLTLKEKYKDLSSLNDWDIRFQMMWSDPSSADVIPASLQEQSARFPFGRLQSQAFLQRIGCHTLVRGHEKVDEGFRRAYDDQNQLLLTVFSAGGATNDDLPADSSYRSVTPKALIIRFKDGQSKLTPLEIDYESYNDPTKNRFFQAPIEIEHRSG
- a CDS encoding diguanylate cyclase, with amino-acid sequence MTSPPRSLPSRVQRQQAALLAIGAGWRHHEADLDDALRVITETAVSAMDVERVSVWLLDEARARLVCEDLYERNASRHSRGVELSASTYPRYFEALGSEEVIAATDAHTDPRTSEFSESYLTPLGIGAMLDAPIRSGGRIVGVLCHEHIGPEREFFIDEQNTASYLASLVSLSLELKRRLQTEKELAESLSLLRAAFDATGEGILAVDRAGKAVTHNQRFVELWGVSEELLGRDGDGGARLRYLAEQTTEPEPFIERARAIFSDPESDSTDLIELRDGRSIERTSRPQRLGGEVIGRVWSYRDVTHQRRVEAMLRASEERLRELANRDALTGLFNRRHLHERLGEEIARAARSGRPFSLAMLDLDHFKLVNDEHGHQTGDAVLRAFAEDLTARVRKTDCAGRWGGEEFLLILPETTKVAALKLLNELREHVGRTRQGLPRFTVSIGVAELPTDATELSPLVAAADARLYEAKHAGRNCVR
- a CDS encoding ATP-dependent Clp protease ATP-binding subunit encodes the protein MSTRIEPELVALRKLAEQFAQNRKERVTTAHLLAAIAGRPSVAADLLTERRLSDEILLRATRAATDDQDDAVRRGIQRAREIASRMGGAEPSALHLLVALVGDRQCAAHRALDQHGVDLARLRAAAMSVGLGFVGRRRTPARREAEEQPKVQASARGRMPSGTTIPLFPPTLEKKSAGRSTATLVRDPSMPSEPPPSLHANEAPSAPRSSERALSLDFEAAPNNSRKAGAKKRTRVSAAERYTLDPQKFPTLCGLGKNLTLAAARRELDPVVGRDTEVEQALDVLAKRHGNNPCLIGAAGVGKTSVVRGIAQRIVEADDVLSLDERIIVEIPLSELIAGTGVRGALATRLGSLRREVSASSGRVVLFFDEIHQLFAGDAADEIGADLKLSLAKGELPCIGATTREEYAKIIEADAALARRFSVVEIDEPSREDAYLVLEALAEKLSAHHGLRYDEAALALCIGWSVRYLPGRALPDKAVSIVDLAGARTRRRGGDVVTPEAVAEVVAELADMPVERLLETDAERFLHLEETLAERVVGHGDVLRRIARILRRNAAGLGAHRPIGTFLLLGPTGVGKTETAKAVAEVLFHSEGAMTRLDLSEYGEPHAVARLIGAPPGYVGHDAGGFLTEAVRRRPYQVVLLDEIEKAHPEVLVTFLAVFDEGRMTDGRGRTVDFTNTVILMTSNIGAEESGSSPKRRVGFGAEGGPETGEIDKRVTAAARSALAPELFNRIDEVLVMHPLGRGEVKEIARRLLRQVSRTLEAQRGVRLEVEDAAIELLLDSGGYDPTLGARPMKRTIARTVEAPLAEQILKGALNSGDVAFLTVEDGQLSIDVLAGAESAAE
- a CDS encoding sigma 54-interacting transcriptional regulator, translating into MPPNPSDDTVTQHLGSMSGVAVASFDLHVLSGAGLGTSWRLASGATRVGSAPSCDVQLPDPTVSRLHCEIQIEPQGARIIDLDSTNGVLLDGVRVYDAELRAGSTLVLGSTALRIELATEPVPVALSLATRFGPLLGASFAMRRVYGVLERCATTDATVLVQGETGTGKEAVARALHDASARSAGAFVTVDCGALPENLIESELFGHVRGAFSGAISDRSGLFEEAHGGTLFLDEIGELPVSLQPKLLRALESREVRRVGSNAPRRVDVRIVAATNRPLARAINAGTFREDLYYRLAVIEVQLPALRARREDIPMLAQHFFEELSGTKDRLPAGFVAGLLGRAWPGNVRELRNFMERSVALGGVGNRTPGLAGEQAPTPPGLEAFIPFDLPLKEAREVWNAYLEQLYTTGLLRRATGSVTRAAELAGVHRRSLHRLMAEYGIRGRAEAEPTSGVGVEPPPPPSKRSR
- a CDS encoding protein kinase, which encodes MSASARVIESEGRRYLVGDEIAAGGMARVHIGVQLGAGGFRRVVAIKQLHPHLAKDPEFLTMFLDEARMASRVHHRNVVHTLDVIANGTDVLLVMEYVAGASLSAALLQARRKHESVPFPIAVAITCDSLRGLAAAHGALDSRGHPLELVHRDVSPQNVLVGLDGVSRLADFGVAKARGRLQVTEESKLKGKLAYMAPELLRGEEASPASDVFGMGVVLWEMLAGRRLFGSKNEAETIGKILSAAVPALGSLRADVPDVLDRTVRRALDAVPEARPRLADELARELESSVSPASPVVVQTWLEALLGEPLQERAAILARAQAMGLPAVVEHPEPPSAPATSLPTSPVGTATPSRRVPVLVVVGTALLATCALAVGLNWRPTRPVALPSTSGAPLPDPPSPIASALPPALAIASIEVEPPTPPSASALSSAVGQVRALPARRPVKSAAGARPAPTSPGGATPPGGTKRDPRCYSVDANGIWKIKPECL
- a CDS encoding patatin-like phospholipase family protein; translation: MRDLGLTFAGGGNRAFYQLGLMNRWQHQLLPRTRAVAACSAGACVAVVLLSGRQDETRERWHELRKGLDKNFDPRRLLEGKNPAPHARIYRELLLHAMRDGGLERLRAQPFPVLVLASGIPRRLPTAAALLLGLGMYRLERRLHPERLHLTYALRAGFRSVVRDVRECVTAEQVADIVLASSATPPFVPVGRAGGERLIDGGLIDTAPAFVAEQVAGVRRNLVVLTRPWTLASSASHRFYIGPRRPIRVSAWDYTEGQQVEQVIAQGEDESHAHQPTLSELLG
- a CDS encoding cupin — translated: MPTDPSFDLSKFPVHLGLGATVARQPEFTGMSWYEAYGLRNAGDGAEGRLVAIHSFSKAWDSWEMHPNGEELVVCLAGRIVLHQESAGAVKTVTLEPYQAIVNPPGVWHTADVNAEATALFITAGLGTEIRSRTGVP